The genomic interval TTTCTCCTTCGTGACTGGTATGGAAGTCCGGGAAAACGTGCGTTTGGAATTCGAGTTCTGGGAGATCGAGGGAAATCGATCACCATCACCCAGAGTATCGTACGGAATGGATTTCTCCTTCTGCCACTTCTGAACCTATACGAAGCCTATCGGCTATTAATTCAGCAAAAACGCAGGCTCGGAGACATCCTCGCCGGTTCCGTCTTTATGGAGGAATGATTCGACGCCGAAATCTCAGGGAGTGTGGAGAATGAAGGTTAATAGGCGTTTTTCCAGAGCCCCGATTTAAAGGTACGCCAGATGATTTTAAGATCTAAACCGATACTCCAGTTCTGAATGTAGTAGAGATCCAGTTCGAGCCTTTTCTTGATGCTGGTCTGACCTCGATATCCGTTGACCTGAGCCCATCCGGTAATCCCGCAGCGCACCCGGTGACGAACCATGTAGGAAGGAAATTGCTTTCGGAATTTCTCAACAAATTCCGGTCTCTCAGGCCGTGGGCCCACAATGCTCATCTGTCCACGAATCACATTTATTAACTGAGGCAATTCATCGAGGCTGGTTCTTCGCAGGAAACTCCCGATCCTCGTCCGGCGGGGATCGTCCTTTCTTGCAAATACCGGTCCCGAGGTGTTCTCGGCGTCCATTTTCATCGATCTGAATTTCCACATCAGAAACCGCTTCCCATCCAGGCCCATTCTTTCCTGCTTGAAATAGACGGGACCCCCGTCTTCGCGCTTGATCAGAAGAGCAATGCAGAGCCAGGCAGGGGAAAGAAGAACGATAGCCGCAACCGCAATGGAAAGGTCCATGGCCCGTTTCACGACTGAGGACCAACCCTCCAGAGGGACAGCATTGAGATGAACCACAGGGATGCCGTCCAGATCTTCCACGGCAGCCTGAAGGGCCATCAATTGAACGACATCGGGAATCAGACGCACCTCTACGTAGAGATCTTCCAGTTCCTTGACAATGTGAAAGATTTTTTTCCGCGCTCTCAGGGGTAGCGCGATGTAGACGGAGTCAACATTCAGCTCCTGTACGGCAGGAATCAAGGTTTCCGTGTTGCCCAGTACCCGGACTCCCATAAAGGTATGGGTCTGTTTCCCCGAATCGTCATCGAGAAAGCC from Thermoanaerobaculia bacterium carries:
- a CDS encoding RDD family protein, producing MDRQLNYLRAAATVTDALLLLVVALAFGYLLTLLFQAVAPASTTVTYVFWRIWLGIAVVTFLLRDWYGSPGKRAFGIRVLGDRGKSITITQSIVRNGFLLLPLLNLYEAYRLLIQQKRRLGDILAGSVFMEE
- a CDS encoding undecaprenyl-phosphate glucose phosphotransferase, giving the protein MNHRKGTTVAFLLLLGDAVCVSLSIIAAYGFRFHTGFLPVDKGIPGVRPYLALIPFLIVIIPTIFSIQGLYQTRGRKTRPEELIKIFLSAALAQLILMAIMLFYREFSYSRVYLIVHFVIMLFLLITWRFSFRAVSHSLHRRGRFLERILIVGAGSLGEQVVEKICQHRELGFVVVGFLDDDSGKQTHTFMGVRVLGNTETLIPAVQELNVDSVYIALPLRARKKIFHIVKELEDLYVEVRLIPDVVQLMALQAAVEDLDGIPVVHLNAVPLEGWSSVVKRAMDLSIAVAAIVLLSPAWLCIALLIKREDGGPVYFKQERMGLDGKRFLMWKFRSMKMDAENTSGPVFARKDDPRRTRIGSFLRRTSLDELPQLINVIRGQMSIVGPRPERPEFVEKFRKQFPSYMVRHRVRCGITGWAQVNGYRGQTSIKKRLELDLYYIQNWSIGLDLKIIWRTFKSGLWKNAY